A window from Deinococcus multiflagellatus encodes these proteins:
- a CDS encoding phosphodiester glycosidase family protein yields PTFVRGDANAIAGSNFMFFDLSTGELTGLFVLDGDRKHGVTGKNIDVISLNGNGAVVFHDENSAYSQSSSLIWSMAAGPIIVRGGNFTDATWGKYSVDQLGPTVNRQRICLGLHSSGDYILAYRASINLTDLAGYMKSLGCTDAIAGDGGGSAQLYLEDRNTLFGSDARSVHVIPVALTSYSYISSIA; encoded by the coding sequence TCCCGACGTTCGTAAGGGGCGACGCCAATGCCATCGCCGGGTCCAACTTCATGTTCTTCGATCTCTCTACTGGAGAGCTGACTGGGCTGTTCGTACTCGATGGCGACAGGAAGCATGGCGTAACTGGGAAAAACATCGACGTGATCAGCCTTAACGGCAACGGTGCAGTGGTTTTTCACGACGAGAACAGTGCCTACTCGCAGTCGTCCAGCCTGATCTGGAGTATGGCCGCTGGACCAATCATCGTGCGAGGTGGTAATTTCACTGATGCCACCTGGGGGAAGTACAGCGTGGATCAGCTTGGTCCCACCGTCAACCGTCAGCGCATCTGCCTGGGCCTGCACAGCAGCGGCGACTATATCCTTGCCTACCGCGCCTCGATCAACCTTACGGACTTGGCCGGGTACATGAAGTCGCTGGGTTGCACGGACGCGATCGCCGGGGATGGCGGCGGCTCTGCGCAGTTGTACCTGGAAGACCGCAACACCCTGTTCGGCAGTGATGCCCGTTCGGTACACGTCATTCCGGTCGCGCTGACCAGCTACAGCTACATCAGCAGCATTGCCTGA
- a CDS encoding winged helix-turn-helix domain-containing protein, whose protein sequence is MARPARRIDISLEDDLLLRELETNPHTHPKLRLRASILRLHRQGWTIPQLSEHFARNRQAIHNDLTRFEQHGVAGLADSFPPGQPCRVTSEIEQFLHEKLREERFWSAPLICEAVEKQFAVSLTSRAMVNHLRRLGYSWKRARYSPAKKLDPEVMEEHRASLETLKRGHWTAD, encoded by the coding sequence ATGGCTCGACCTGCTCGCCGTATCGATATTTCTCTAGAAGACGACCTGTTGCTGCGAGAACTGGAAACCAATCCCCATACGCACCCAAAACTCCGTCTACGAGCAAGTATCCTGCGCCTCCATCGACAAGGCTGGACTATTCCGCAACTGTCAGAGCACTTTGCCCGGAACCGGCAAGCCATCCACAACGATTTGACGCGTTTTGAGCAACATGGTGTAGCAGGATTGGCCGACAGTTTTCCTCCTGGTCAACCCTGCCGAGTGACCTCTGAGATTGAGCAGTTTCTCCACGAGAAACTGCGTGAAGAGCGCTTTTGGAGTGCCCCTCTGATCTGCGAAGCTGTCGAGAAGCAATTCGCCGTTTCCTTGACCTCACGTGCCATGGTTAACCACCTCAGGCGTCTTGGCTATAGCTGGAAGCGAGCCAGGTACTCTCCAGCGAAGAAACTCGATCCTGAAGTCATGGAAGAGCATCGAGCGTCTCTAGAGACGCTAAAAAGGGGGCATTGGACGGCAGATTGA
- a CDS encoding IS630 family transposase (programmed frameshift) has translation MTVSPWRPSRLTRAQQEERRLAAQPALNDPSRTTLDLAQQFGVAEVTIRAWRARLRRDGEEALRASRATGRPERLTAAQQDEIGAILDGDPRAQGFDTHGWTIPKIRQVIGMKYGVWLDRAHLSRKLRRWGFSYQRPAVRAVERNEDDIATWVRVQGEALEKKVAEGATLVFLDESGFSLKTTKVRTWGRCGQTPIIPTRLRWEHLSVIGAITTGGQFLQHTHRGAVRSPQVVEFLEHVLRHVAGEVVVVLDRAMIHRAKAVQAFVQLHERLSLVYLPPYAPELNPIELIWADLKRNVVGNFCAMSVGELKKRLTVGWQRIRRIALPLAFIKGTPFTASLLI, from the exons GTGACCGTTTCCCCCTGGCGGCCCAGCCGCCTCACCCGTGCCCAACAGGAAGAACGGCGGCTCGCCGCTCAACCCGCACTGAACGACCCCAGCCGCACCACCCTTGATCTGGCGCAGCAGTTCGGGGTCGCTGAAGTCACCATCCGCGCCTGGCGTGCCCGGCTCCGACGTGACGGCGAGGAAGCGCTGCGCGCTTCCCGCGCCACCGGACGCCCCGAACGCCTCACCGCAGCCCAACAAGACGAGATCGGGGCGATCCTCGACGGCGACCCGCGCGCGCAGGGCTTCGACACCCATGGCTGGACCATTCCGAAAATCCGTCAGGTCATTGGTATGAAGTACGGGGTCTGGCTGGACCGCGCGCACCTCTCCCGGAAGCTCCGACGCTGGGGCTTCTCGTATCAGCGGCCCGCGGTGCGGGCCGTGGAACGCAACGAAGACGACATCGCCACCTGGGTCCGCGTCCAGGGAGAGGCGCTG GAAAAAAAGGTCGCTGAGGGGGCCACGTTGGTGTTCCTCGACGAGAGCGGGTTCAGCCTGAAAACGACGAAGGTGCGCACCTGGGGACGGTGCGGGCAGACCCCGATCATCCCCACCAGGCTTCGCTGGGAGCATCTGTCCGTGATTGGGGCCATCACCACGGGCGGACAGTTTCTCCAGCACACGCACCGCGGCGCGGTGCGTTCACCGCAGGTCGTGGAGTTCCTGGAGCATGTCCTGCGTCACGTGGCCGGCGAGGTCGTGGTGGTGCTGGACCGCGCCATGATCCACCGGGCGAAAGCAGTCCAGGCGTTCGTGCAACTGCACGAACGCCTGTCGTTGGTGTATTTGCCGCCGTATGCCCCCGAGTTGAATCCCATTGAATTGATCTGGGCGGATCTGAAGCGGAATGTCGTGGGCAACTTCTGTGCGATGTCGGTCGGTGAGTTGAAGAAGCGGCTGACGGTGGGCTGGCAGCGGATTCGGCGCATAGCCTTGCCTCTGGCGTTCATCAAAGGGACCCCCTTCACTGCCTCGCTACTGATTTAG
- a CDS encoding IS630 family transposase: MLSIGATWFKRGSGKQFEIPTRWGSSGRINLIGTYSFHGTEEQLEVRELSGSCNGEQVIAYLETLALQTVPDQMTVVVLDNAPFHKGAKLREKAAEWEKKGLYLRYLPPYAPMLNLIEEVWRKLKGILMPRRCYNSVNELREALLTGLKVLETRFI; this comes from the coding sequence ATGTTGTCAATCGGAGCAACCTGGTTCAAGCGAGGCTCGGGAAAGCAGTTTGAGATCCCCACGCGTTGGGGATCTTCTGGTCGGATCAACCTGATCGGGACCTACAGCTTCCACGGCACAGAAGAACAACTGGAAGTTCGCGAATTGTCCGGCTCCTGCAACGGGGAGCAGGTGATTGCCTACCTTGAAACTTTGGCTCTCCAAACCGTCCCAGACCAGATGACCGTGGTGGTGCTGGACAACGCTCCCTTTCACAAGGGAGCGAAACTGCGGGAAAAGGCGGCTGAGTGGGAGAAGAAGGGACTCTATCTGCGTTACCTGCCACCCTACGCCCCGATGCTTAACCTGATTGAAGAGGTCTGGCGGAAGCTCAAAGGCATACTGATGCCACGACGCTGCTACAACTCGGTGAATGAACTTCGCGAGGCGCTCCTCACTGGCCTAAAGGTCCTGGAGACACGGTTTATCTAA